One segment of Vulpes lagopus strain Blue_001 chromosome 8, ASM1834538v1, whole genome shotgun sequence DNA contains the following:
- the LOC121497948 gene encoding ATP synthase subunit f, mitochondrial-like, with protein sequence MYSIKVREQTKKEKDIHKRVDTQDSNMASPVPVKEKKLMEVKLGELPGWILMQDFTPKGIAGAFQRGYYRYYNKYINVKKGGVAGISMVLAAYVLFNYCRSYKELKHERLRKYH encoded by the coding sequence ATGTATTCCATCAAAGTAAGGgagcaaaccaagaaagaaaaagacatacacaAGAGAGTGGACACCCAGGACTCCAACATGGCGTCGCCTGTACCAGTGAAGGAAAAGAAGCTCATGGAGGTGAAGCTAGGAGAGCTGCCAGGCTGGATACTGATGCAGGATTTCACCCCTAAGGGCATTGCTGGAGCATTTCAAAGAGGTTACTACCGGTATTACAACAAGTATATCAATGTGAAGAAAGGGGGCGTTGCTGGAATTTCTATGGTGCTGGCTGCTTATGTGCTTTTCAACTACTGTCGTTCTTATAAGGAGCTCAAACATGAACGGCTACGCAAGTACCACTGA